A stretch of DNA from Zootoca vivipara chromosome 16, rZooViv1.1, whole genome shotgun sequence:
AAGTAACTGTGTCTTATGGGGGGGTcgctaacctttggccctccagtctacaactcttcctcctccttgaccgttggtcatgctggctagggttgatgggagctgtagtttattttattgaaaatattaTACTTTGTGTTTCTGGGAAATCAGAGGACCTGAGGACctaatgttgttgctttttcctcCAAAGGTGTGTTTGGCAGTGAATGCAGTCCTGAGAAGGCAGAAGTCGATGTGAGCCCTATAACTGAAGAATGTGGAGGCATCCAGCCCCCACAAAGAAGTGCCGAAGCTGCTCCGGACATTAAACTGGCCTGCCAGAGCTTGGGCCTCAGTGAAGCCTCTCCCAACTGCCCAAGAAAGCTGGCAGTGGAGGAGATGGTCATCCGAGACCACTTGGGCCAGGAAGTGGGCAGTATGGATGCTGTTGGGCAGAAGCAGAGCTCCATTGGGAAGGAGGAAGACTTGGAGGGCCACCCTGATTTGGGGAATGAGGGTGAAGAAGGGAGCAAGCCAAACCACCTTTGCAGTGCCTCGAGTTCAGTGAAGGCCCCCGGAGCTACAGAAAGCCGGGTGGACAGTGAACTGGGCAGCCGTGATGGTCCAGAGGGAGAGTCCCCCACTTCTTGGGAATATCATCAGAGTCCCTCTAAGGCGCCACAGGGTGAGAATAGCTGCCTTGATTCTCCCAAGTGGCGGGCAGAGGCGGAGCTGGAGATGGGCTCCCTGGCCAAGGAAGCAGAACGGATGGGAGCTGGGCAGAAGGAGTTACCAGAACAGGGGGCCAAGGAGGTGGAGCCTGCTCGAGGCCTAGCAGTTGGCCATGCGGAGCCAGTGATGGGGGGACAGGGAAATCTAAGCGGAGAGAGTCTGGGGTCATGGCTGGACCAGCCTAAGCTACCTCTGCTGGACCAGATCCCTGATCCGGAAGAAGGCAAGATGCCACTTCTAGATGAAGTCATGTTGTCATCATCACCTCTGCCAGACCAGGTTCCAGGGACACTTCAGGAGCAGATTCCTCCTCCCCTGCAAGACCAGATTCCATCTTCTTTTCAGGAAATGGAGGGTTCATGCCTAGAGCCTTTGTTACCAAATCAGAGCCTGTCCACTCTTTCGGACCAGTCTGCTCCTttgcaagaaaagaaagaactgctTCCATCCGCACAGCAAGAGTCCCTTTTAGATCCAACCCCACCATCTCTGCAGGACGATCTTTCCTCTTCTCCAAAAGATAACCCATCCTCTTTTCAGGGTGAGTTCACTTCTCTGCAGGACCAGATCCCATCGCCTCTACATGAAGCTAATGGGAAACCTCTGGACCAGATCCCAACATCTCGACAAGAACagagtgctgctgctctgccagatcAGGTCCTGTCACCTCCGCTCGACCAGTTCACATCTCTGCCAGGGCAGATCCCTTCCTCTTTGAACGAAATAGAGAAATCGCTTCAGAGGTCGACAACATCACAGGGCCAGGAACTTTCCGGGGTGGAAGCTAAAGGATCCTTTCCAGACATAATCCCCTCCTTGTCTAATCAGCTCACTTCTCTGCCTGATCAAATAAATTCCCTTCAAGAAGCAGAGGGATTGCCCTTGGAAGAGATTCCAGTCATTCTGCAGGATCAAATGCCAACGGCTCCAGAGGCCCGGATCCCTTCTCTGCCAGAGGAAGACATCATTCTTCCAGGCCAGATCCCATTCCCTGTGGATGAAGgtaagcatttacttccaggggAGTCTCCAGCATCTGGACCAGACCCGATCCCACAAGCTCTTCTGGACCAGGACCCAACATTTCTGGAGGGTGCAGCCCCTTCTTCTCTGCAAGAGATGGGAGGGTCCCTTACAGACCAGATGCAGGCATCCCTGCCAAGCCAGACCTCACCTCGTCTCCTTGAAGCTAAAGGGTCACCTCAGGGCCAAGCTCAACCTATGCTAACGGAGCAGGTGCCAATCTCTCCGCAGGGCCAGGCAACTTCCCTTCAGGAGCCTGAAAAGTCTCTTCCAGAAAAGCTGGAAGAAGTGCCCCTGCTGCCAGGCCAAGCCCCATCCCCTAACCCAACGGCTCCAGATGCTTTGCTCTCGTCCAGCCAGGACGCTGgccagcctctcctggacaagaCTGTATCAGTGGGAAACCGGGAGCTGAAAGAAGGTAGAGATGGCAGCCTGGCCTCAGCAGCAGAAGAGGCTAAGGAAAGTCTCCACGCTGAACAGCAACCTCTGCTGCAGGAGGCCTCGGCAGATGCGCTGGACATTTCTGTGGGAGGCTTACAGCCCAAGATGGGGATCTTAAAACTCCAGGCAGCCACAAACCAGGAGGCCCCAACCTACACCACCACCTCTGCCAACACTGCCTCCTCATGCCAGCTCCAACCCACGGCACCCCGGCAAGGGGAAGACCCAGAGCAGGGGCAGAGCAGGCGCAAGCAGAAGTCGTGCCAGTGCTGCTCGGTCATGTGAGCTTGGCTAGGATGCTCTCCACAGGAACAGGAGTTGTTGATCTGGTCCCAATGGCAGGCTCTGAAGTTGGTAACATGCCCTGCCAGTAGTCTACtgtaggtctctctctctctctctctctctctctctctctctctctctctctctctctctctctctctctctctctctctctctctctctctctctcatgtacacacacaaacacacacactccctggGAGGAGACGACGGATGCTGGTTGTGGAGATGAGCCCTTAGAGGGTTTCCAACAGAGGACTTGTTCAAATAGTGGATTTGCCTCTCCATGTTTATCATCTCTCCATGTTCCCCTGGAGTGGGTGAACAGGACAGAGAGAAATCTGATGCTGTTTGGGAGGCTCCAAGTGTGTCTCTACATGACATAGTCACACGTAGGAACTAATGcatggacacccacccacacaatagCAGCAGGTACACTCTGCACACTAGCAACATGGGTCCACATTGCTGACTCTGCATCGCCATGCACTAACGCATAGACTCCACCAACATGTTCCCCCCACCTGTTTCCTGTGTATGCATTCTCCCCCAGACACACACACGTgcgcataaacacacacacacacacattttggtgTGCATTTGTGTAAATTTGCGTCGTTGGAATGCACATATCCATGCGCAGGTGTTGTTAACATGCCTACACAGGCACATACAGTCACATATCCGCTTGCATGTTGGCCTGCAGCGCCTCAGTTCACGCCCCACAGTTTCATGCGCCAGTAAGAAAAGACATATGCTTCCACATGCTTGTACATTACTCGCATTGGGCTGGATACCGAGAGCTACACCCATGCATGCAGAACTCTTGACACCTCCACTCTCCGCATGTGCCTGAATCCCTCTTGCCGGCTTGGCGTTACTCTCCAAAATCAGTCTGGGCACATTCCAGGGACACTGAGCAATACCTCCTTCGCTTCGTACTGCCTTCTGCACGTAGGCTGAGGTGCCCCAGCTGTGCCACGGTGGACTTTGCAGCAAATACTCAGCACTGTGACACTTTGGGCACAAGAGGACTCTGGGACAGCAGGAGCTGGCGATACAGAGAGACTCCGGACAAGGAGCTGCTGGAACCCTCTCGGCTTGGATGTGGCCTCCCAGCTAAGATCTCACGTGGTGCAGACTCAATGCTCTCCCTCACAAGGACAGACTGAGAGACCTTTCCTAActgtgacccccccaccccaccccaattcctaTCACAGCCACTGGGTCCGtgctctagcccagtgtttctcaaccagtgtgcctccagatgttttgggactacaactcccatcattcctgaccactggtcttgctagcgagggatgatgggagttgtagtcccaaaacatctggaggcacactggttgagaaacactgctctagccagGGTACAGGGACCCCCCAGccctcctcctcacaaccacccACACCCTTCCCATGACTGTTTATTCTATGCACTTTGTTTTTAATTCGAATTATGTAACTTCTGTTAGGGCCACCGCCAAAGTCAGTAAGAGCCTTTTACATGGTCAGTTCCTGGGCAGTACTGGAAGAGTCTCAATTAAAGGCAGATACAATGACAAGCGGGACCTCTGGCTGTGCTTGGGGGGAGGAAATGGGTCTTGTGCTCCGGAGCTGGCAAAGAGGTGCTCCTCAGGGATGTTCCAGCTACCAGCATCTTTTTTACTAACAACCACAGCTAGAGGAACAGCATGATCCAGATGTCAGGGCAGGGAACGCAGGCGGGCAATTGGGGGTCCTGTTTTCCAGTATGGGGTTATcctaaataggtaaaggtaaaggatccctggacggttaagtccagtcaaaggcgactatgcggttgcagcgctcatctcgctttcaggctgagggagccgatgtttgtccacagacagctttctgggtcatgtggccagcaagactaaactgcttctggcgcaacgggacacggtgacggaaaccagagcacacggagacactgtttacctccctgccgcaacagttcctatttatccacagtggtacctcggtttacaaacacaattggttccggaagtctgtagttaacctgaagcgtacttaacctgaagcgaacttgcctcgctagacgaatttaattcgttccacaggtcttttcttataacgaaaaattcgtctagcgaatcccataggaatgcattgaatttttttgatttttttttttgcccataggaacgcattaattgaatttcaatgcattcctatgggaaaccgtgattcgctagatgaatttttcgtaaaacgcattcgtctagcgaggcaacctccactagaaaaaacctttcattaagcggaaatttcgttaagcagggcattcgttaagcgaggcaccactgtaatggaaagtggattaatccattctagacagTTCCAcggagtacctaaactgaaaatactcaaaccgaggcatacttaaaccgaggtatgactgtactttcactggcgtgctttcgaactgctaggttggcaggagctgggcagaggaatgggagctcaccccgtcgcagggatttgaaccgctgaccttccaattggcaagcccaagaggctcagtggtttagaccacagcgccacccgggtctgGCTTCCATCATGATGTTCCTGCTCTTTCTACCAAGTGAAGCCCTTGACTTCTGCCCTAAAGGCCTTCCCAGCTAGCCCCACTTCCAGCTCCCTACATACTTGCATACTGAGAGGCGAGAGGCAGGTGAAATGGTTGgtttggctgcaagaagctctggtttgccagaggcatTTCAGCAGATGCTggcaggggtgtagccaggatttatttcgGGGGCGCAGGCATTATGTTAGGGGGGACACAGAACTGAATTATCTGACATGCAATTGGTCTGTtagtaagtatttttatttatttactttatatgGGCCCCAGCTATGCCCATTTGGGGAGGCCGTATTTGCAAGATCCTTGTTTTGTGctgaggattggactagatgaccccccaagCTTCCTTCCATATCTAAGAGTCGAGGAACAACTGCCAAGGTGATGTTGGGCCACAGACTCATGGCGAAGGCTTGGCGTTTCCGTGTTAAGCAGCACCTGTAGGAAGGGCAGCTGTGGTGGGGCAAAGCTTTGGGGCAGGTGTGCCAACAGGAGATGGTGCCTATGCAAGCCCCCCAACCCCAAAGGAAGTGCTTCTGATCTACTGATCTACTAAGAGAGGCATGCAGGTGAGCAAGCCCATTCCTGACACCCACAGCCAGGCCAGTGAGCTGCCAGCTGGGTCCACTCCTGGGCCACTCACCTTGGTCTCAAGAGCACCCAGCTTCTGTTGTAGAATGGGGGGGATTCAGTGCAAGGATCAGAGCACCCAGAGTTcttctagtgcaggggtccccaaactaaggcccgggggccggatgtggcccaatcgccttctatatccggcccacggacagtccgggaatcagcatgttttcacctgagtagaatgtgtccttttatttaaaatgcatctctgggttatttgtggggcataggaattcgttcatatttgtttccaaaatatagtccggccccccacaaggtctgagggacagtggaccccctgctgaaaaagtttgctgacccctgttctagtggGTTTTCCTGTTGCCTTATCCGGGCTTAGGTTTCTACTCCTGGACGTATTTGCCATGCCATGCAGATTTCATGCAATGTGCCTGTCTTTGTGCTGGCACCAAAGGCAGCCCTAGTATGAGGCCAGATTTCAGTTGATCGGGTGAGGCCTTTGTTCAGTGCCCAGTGAAGCAGAGAGCTCAATGGCCTTGCCAGCCCCAGGAAGCAAGCAGCATGATTTTATTTCAACCAAAGGATTGAGCCGGGCTGTTTTCTCATGGGCAGTTGAGAAAGGAGAAGTGTCATTTGTCTACTAGAGGAGAACCGTGGTTCCCAATCCCATACCACCCCCTTCTTCTTACTGCCCTACTGTGAAACACTACTGTATGAAAGCCATTGCTTGGAACACCACATTCCAAAGGAACACAACTGTCAATATTTTATTGCTAATAATTTTGCTTTCTACCACCCTCTCCATAAACCATTACAAGTGTGCAGGCAAGGAGTGACTTTTTGCCCGAGCTCTTACAGATGGCAGCACTAAAGGGAGAGTCCTTTCACTGGGCTGGGGGTGTGGgttgggcagggccgtcttaagcacctttggcgccctggcgccgtggtgcggcggatccctccgccgtcccccgccgccccgttttccagcgcaacgggcgggcgggctcagcgcacagcgcggcCGCTGAGGGCGCGACGGGCGGGCAGGCTTAGCGTGCAGCGCTTAGTGCTCCGCGGCGGAGCGGAGGGCGGGAGCAGCTGCGTGGCatcctgcgccacccagcctggccatagagccgactctggggttgggttATGTCTTCAAAGTGGATCATCTTCCCAAGTGTTGAGGCTGCTGGAATACATCTGATTGATAGCTGGTCAAATGGTCACCTCAGGACATACGGGGCAAGCCAGGCATTATGGCAACTGCAAAGGcattctgggaattatagtttgaaAATGATGTTGTGCTGGTGTTGGGATATCAGGCACAAATGGCATCCCCACCCATTACAATACCAGAGGTTCTTTGAGTGGCATCCATGATTATGAAATAGCCATAAAAATTATGAAATAGCCGTAAAACTGATGGCTGTGGGGTAGAGACCTTCCGAGCACAGCCAGGAAAGGATCAGGGTAAATTCCACTATAACTTAATTCTGAAGTTTTCCTTCAGCTTTAATGCAAGGCATATTTTAAGCAGCTGGTGTATAAAAGCGTGAAAGAGAGATTTGACTGTAAACACACAACAGCCAGGGGAGAGCTGAGCATCCCTCTCTGCTTCAAGCACCGTCATATTTACCACTGCAAACTGTGGTACAAACACACAGCAAAAGCCTATGGCCTGAATCAGTCCCAAGGCAAGTGAAGGATAGTGGCTTTTTTGGCAGGGGGGTGAAGATGTTTAATTCTACATGGCTCGTAGGGAAACAGACctcaaaagggagaaatgtgtgcCAGATACAAAAAATCCGCACACTAAAAGTTGTAGGTAGGAAACACAACCATATACAACTGCGCTCAATGGGTTATAAGCTGCCTTGACCGTGCAGGTTAGCAGCAAGTGGCTGTACAGAAGCATCTGTCCCACACATAACTAAGGGATGCTCAGATAAGACCCACCTCTTGAACAGAAAGAAGCTGCCTCTTTTATATCCACAGAACTTTctacaagggggaggggggaagggaggggagctgCTCTCAAGGGGAGAGGGGACTTTATGCAGCTGCCCAAAGGTAGGCTCTAGAAGTGCCAGAGGCTGCACCCCCGACTCTGCCTGCACTGGGGAACCTGGGCCAATTCCCTTCTGATCAATCCTTCAACGGGTGCAAAGGAAATTGCTGCCATTTGTAATCGGAGGCATGCAAGGCTGCGAGAAATTACACACAAATCTGGAAAGGGGGGGTGGTCATTGCAGAATACACAAGACAAGCAATGAAACTGGAATCTAGTGGCttggggggcagagagggagacatttttattttaaaaacaaaacaaaacatgcccccccccaaaataaaccttGATAAAGCAGCTGTAACTTGTCAGTATTCAGAGCACCCTGAGCTTTCCTGCCCCCTGGTGGGGGCAAGGGGAGTTGTTGCACCTTTTAAACCTGAACCAGATCTGTCAAAAGTTGCTACAAGAAAGTATGTGACTGTCTTATAAAGGCACCACGTGACATGTAGCAGGCGGGGTGTAACTGCAGGCTTCCCCTCCTTCATACCTTTCTTGGTAACGACACCATCTTGCATAGACATCTTCCAGGTGATCTTGGCTGCAAGTTGTTCTAGCTGTGTTTCCCATCAAGTGTGAAATACACCTGTCCATTGCAGGGATAGGGAGGCCACCCCAATTCAATTTCCACCTCTGCTTTATCCATCTAAGgagcacctctcaggtgtgttTCCTAACCCCTTAAGCACAAGGCACCTTTTAAATGTACGTCCATGCTGCTATGCAAGAGGAGAAACTTCAAAAGCAGCTTACAagacacaaaataaaaaccaatgaTATAGAAAGCAAATCTTAAAAATACAACGACCCACCAAGAcgctttttaaaaaccctaacGAAAAGTGAGAAGTAACAGTTACACTCGGGCAGGGGAACCAGGCCCCACCCAAAGGTCAGCTGTTTATAGCCCTTCCCAGAAGAAAGCAGCATTTCTTCCTCTTTGGCATTTCGGCATTCTCCTGCCTTGGGGCAACAGCTTCCAGAAGCAGCTGAATACACTGATAggacaacacaggaagctgttttatgctgagtcagagcactggcccaactagctcagtataATCTGCAGtgcctctctggggtttcagatggGGCGTTCCCAGTCCTGCCCAGAGATGCTGGTGACTGAATCGGGAACCTTCTGCACGAAAAGTGTGTGCTTTGcgtcagaggcgtagcaaggtcaggtggtacccggcgCAGAATTTTTTTTGTCCCGTCCGCCCACATcaacggctcggggtaggcttgggagagaCACCtctcaggattcttggggtgtgtgtgtgtgtgctttaaatgggttCACAGCcaaagaggcagagaggcagcatTGCCCTAAACGTGCCCTGCTTGCTGGGTTGCACATGGTTTGGAGACCCTGCCCAGCACCAGAAAGAGCGCCCTGTCTCCGGCGCAATGGAGTTGCTGGGAATACGAAGGCCGAGGCCCCCGCTCTcccatttccctccccacctACCCAAATCCCTTCTCACTGCCTTACTCCATGctggcaaaacaaaaaataaaattaaaaaaattccttccagcagcaccttagagaccaacaaagtttgtcattggtatgagctttcgtgtgcatgcacacttcctcagatacactgaaacagaagtattccttctgtgcatctgaagaaggaaTCTGAAGAAGGAatcaaaaatattccttcagtgtatctgaagaagtgtgcatgcacacgaaagctcatacctatgacaaacttagttggtctctaaggtgctactggaaggattttattttatttttgtttcgactacgtcagaccaacacggctacctacctgtaactagctccaTGCTGGCACCCTCTGTTCCCCCGGCAAAACAAAAGaaactcctcctcttcgtctTTCTTTCTCACCCACATCTAAAGTACTGACCCAGCCCACATCCACTCACTGCGTCCTGGAGAGCGCGCACCTCTGGATGCAAAATAAGTTTGGGAATCGAGGGCTTTTTTTGCCCCCTCCCGGGGATCTGTTGTCTCTCTTTGCTATGGCTCTGTCCCTATAGGAAGCTCAACCCTGCCAGGCGGAGCAGAAAGGATTCCGGAGGACCAACTCCTTCCCTCTCCTCGGTCCAAAGGCAGGAGTTGGGGACCATCTGGTCACCCAACAGCCAAGAAGTATGATTTGTGGCAGCCCCAAAGACTTCTCCCTAAACAACCCATCAGCTTCTCAACCAACCAGTGCAAGCCTTGTCCAGTTAGCTGCATGGGCACCTGGAGTGGCGgccatgctgtgcacccgggggggggagcatctaCCACACAGGGGGGCAGCGGGGTGAGCCCCCCCACCGTGTGCctttttgtcaccctcctcacAGATTACATCTGGGGCGGaccgcctccccccgcccccttcctacacccctgctttGCGCTTCTGAGCTACTGGCCCCCAATGAGATGAACGATGTCTCTGCTTAAGGAAGGAAGAACcaacctccctctccctccccccccccaacaccatggCTCCAGCATCCAGGTGGAGATCAAACAGCTGAGATGACAGAAAGACCGAGCCAAGTAGTAACAGCTTAACACCAGGGAGCCTTGAGGAAGATCCAGGCTCGGTCCACAACTTCATTGTGCTTCTTCCTCCCCAGGGATCTCTCGGTGGCTGTTTGGGGGCCACAAGCACCTGGTTAGAGCACCTGGGTTAGAGCACCTGGGGCGCTGTAACCGACAGTTCTGCCCCTTGATCCATGGCCCATGAGATGCTCCGATAGCCAAAGAATTTGGCAGTGCAGTTTTCCTACAGTACGTCCAAGGCTAAAGAACAAATGCAGAGTGTAGGTTGCTTATCCTGGTCCAGGCAGAGATCAGAGGCTGTAGGAAAAAGCGTCAGGTCCCCACTCTCCCATTGGTCTTCCCAAGGTCAACAGcatcctctcttctcttctcaagccAGCCTCTCCAGCTCCTCCAAAGTGGGCATGAATCGCTTCTCATAGCCAGAGATCTCCACTGGGGCAAGGGGCATGGTCTGCTCTGGGGCTGGTTCCTTTATCTCAACAATGTCTATCTCTTCTGGGAACTTGGCAAGGCATTGGCTTAGGGCATCCtgcaaaacaaatgcaataaccataaatacctgaaggagcgtctccacccccatcgttctgcccggacactgaggtccagcgccaagggtcttctggcggttccctcgctacaagaagccaagttacagggaaccaggcagagggccttcttggtagtggcacccaccctgtggaatgccctcccaccagaggtcaaagaaaaaaacaattaccagacctttagaaggcatctcaaggcacaaggcagccctgtttaaggaagcttttaatgtttgatttctgtattttaatgttttgttggaagccgtccagagtggctgggggaacccggccagatgggcagggtatcaataataataataataataatattattattattattattattattatttatttgcctcctatctggcttggttgccccagccactctgggcagcttcctgcaaattgtaaaaccacagtaaaacatcacacatttaaaactgccctatacagggcagccttcagatgtcttctaacacgTTTTCAACCTggcacctaaaatatatatataatggtgccaggtgaacctccccgGGGGGACCATTCCAGATAAGCACATTTATTCAAATATATTATTGGTTACAATCTGTTAGAAGATGGGTTGATCAGTCCTTAAAATCTGGCACAAGTTCTTATTGGGTCCGCTCAGCAAGTGAAGAGGAAGGGGCAACTGGGACGGCTAGTTCTCTCCAGAAACCAGATTCTTCCCATCTGCTCCCAACACAAACAGAGACAGTACACTTTGTTTTTCAACCCAATGACTTCCTACCATGCCAGGGGCAGCGCTGTGCTCATGAATCCTCTGGGTAACACCACTGTGCCCTGGGTCTGGAATCTTCTCCCAGCACCATGGAGGCAGGATCTTACGGCAGAAGTCAAGGACCCTGCAGAGGAGAGACAGTGAACAAGAGTTTTCACACGGGGCTGCAAATGagggggagatggggaggggagctAAGTAGCCACAGATGCTGGGCAGGATGTGGCACGGGCCAGCCTGCCTCTCCACCACACCTCTGCCTTTTATTACTCACCATCTGTAATTAACCAGCACCACAAGGAAAGCGAGGAAAAGCAGGAATCCCAGAAACAGGATGGCTGCCATGAAGGTCCACCAGTGGGAATCTGCAGGAGATCATGGGGATAAAACTGAGATGAACCTCACTGGGCACAGACTGTTCAGAGTCAAACCAGAACAAACTGTGTGAACTGCTTTACTTTTTTGCATGCTGACTAGATGGCTGCCATTCAGGCCAATGGAACAAAGTAAAAAGAAAGCTGCTCTTGGAGAGCACTGAGCCATGGGGGAAACCtgccccagccatagctgccaagtctcccgttttccccgggaaatccccgtttttccagctgttcctagctgaaaaaacagatttttttgtttttccccggtttattctggcgcgatggccattttggaactgggcggagcatgctcagaagcgacttttgatgctgctccacccagttccaaaatggcggcagcgctacttccggtctgctatttccggcccggtcccttatttctctgacagcaacttggcaggtatggccccaGCCCCA
This window harbors:
- the PALM3 gene encoding paralemmin-3 isoform X2, producing MEGTSSPTDDNDHLSSVWEAQNRIQELEKDLSSLQTQMQQLDNPELHQGLLQPEEPVKALKEVKRSSLDGIGEVDGTSSSPPEERSNPESRLELAPVPPKRSLQATAQEKLQNGDMPGGGVFGSECSPEKAEVDVSPITEECGGIQPPQRSAEAAPDIKLACQSLGLSEASPNCPRKLAVEEMVIRDHLGQEVGSMDAVGQKQSSIGKEEDLEGHPDLGNEGEEGSKPNHLCSASSSVKAPGATESRVDSELGSRDGPEGESPTSWEYHQSPSKAPQGENSCLDSPKWRAEAELEMGSLAKEAERMGAGQKELPEQGAKEVEPARGLAVGHAEPVMGGQGNLSGESLGSWLDQPKLPLLDQIPDPEEGKMPLLDEVMLSSSPLPDQVPGTLQEQIPPPLQDQIPSSFQEMEGSCLEPLLPNQSLSTLSDQSAPLQEKKELLPSAQQESLLDPTPPSLQDDLSSSPKDNPSSFQGEFTSLQDQIPSPLHEANGKPLDQIPTSRQEQSAAALPDQVLSPPLDQFTSLPGQIPSSLNEIEKSLQRSTTSQGQELSGVEAKGSFPDIIPSLSNQLTSLPDQINSLQEAEGLPLEEIPVILQDQMPTAPEARIPSLPEEDIILPGQIPFPVDEGKHLLPGESPASGPDPIPQALLDQDPTFLEGAAPSSLQEMGGSLTDQMQASLPSQTSPRLLEAKGSPQGQAQPMLTEQVPISPQGQATSLQEPEKSLPEKLEEVPLLPGQAPSPNPTAPDALLSSSQDAGQPLLDKTVSVGNRELKEGRDGSLASAAEEAKESLHAEQQPLLQEASADALDISVGGLQPKMGILKLQAATNQEAPTYTTTSANTASSCQLQPTAPRQGEDPEQGQSRRKQKSCQCCSVM
- the PALM3 gene encoding paralemmin-3 isoform X1, which gives rise to MAESSLFAQRLQAITERRRLQERILATRRELEEERLRAQRLKRKSLRDRWLMEGTSSPTDDNDHLSSVWEAQNRIQELEKDLSSLQTQMQQLDNPELHQGLLQPEEPVKALKEVKRSSLDGIGEVDGTSSSPPEERSNPESRLELAPVPPKRSLQATAQEKLQNGDMPGGGVFGSECSPEKAEVDVSPITEECGGIQPPQRSAEAAPDIKLACQSLGLSEASPNCPRKLAVEEMVIRDHLGQEVGSMDAVGQKQSSIGKEEDLEGHPDLGNEGEEGSKPNHLCSASSSVKAPGATESRVDSELGSRDGPEGESPTSWEYHQSPSKAPQGENSCLDSPKWRAEAELEMGSLAKEAERMGAGQKELPEQGAKEVEPARGLAVGHAEPVMGGQGNLSGESLGSWLDQPKLPLLDQIPDPEEGKMPLLDEVMLSSSPLPDQVPGTLQEQIPPPLQDQIPSSFQEMEGSCLEPLLPNQSLSTLSDQSAPLQEKKELLPSAQQESLLDPTPPSLQDDLSSSPKDNPSSFQGEFTSLQDQIPSPLHEANGKPLDQIPTSRQEQSAAALPDQVLSPPLDQFTSLPGQIPSSLNEIEKSLQRSTTSQGQELSGVEAKGSFPDIIPSLSNQLTSLPDQINSLQEAEGLPLEEIPVILQDQMPTAPEARIPSLPEEDIILPGQIPFPVDEGKHLLPGESPASGPDPIPQALLDQDPTFLEGAAPSSLQEMGGSLTDQMQASLPSQTSPRLLEAKGSPQGQAQPMLTEQVPISPQGQATSLQEPEKSLPEKLEEVPLLPGQAPSPNPTAPDALLSSSQDAGQPLLDKTVSVGNRELKEGRDGSLASAAEEAKESLHAEQQPLLQEASADALDISVGGLQPKMGILKLQAATNQEAPTYTTTSANTASSCQLQPTAPRQGEDPEQGQSRRKQKSCQCCSVM